A portion of the Calothrix sp. 336/3 genome contains these proteins:
- a CDS encoding 4-hydroxy-3-methylbut-2-enyl diphosphate reductase, whose product MDTKAFKRSLQHSDNYHRKGFGHQAEVASQLESEYQSKLIQQIRDNNYTLTRGDVTIRLAQAFGFCWGVERAVAMAYETRTHFPTEKIWITNEIIHNPSVNQRLVEMQVDFIPVDQGNKDFSVVGTGDVVILPAFGASVQEMQVLNEKGCTIVDTTCPWVSKVWNTVEKHKKREYTSIIHGKYNHEETVATSSFAGKYLILLNMSQAEYVANYIINGGDRQEFLTKFSKACSSGFDPDRDLERIGIANQTTMLKGETEQIGKLFELTMMKKYGPTELNEHFQSFNTICDATQERQDAMYGLLEEKLDLMVVIGGFNSSNTTHLQEMAIEKGVPSFHIDSVGRILSENTIEHRPLSGNLAIADNWLPQGKIVVGITSGASTPDKVVEDVIERIFEIKLTAAIV is encoded by the coding sequence ATGGATACAAAAGCTTTTAAACGGTCGCTACAACATTCCGACAACTATCATCGCAAAGGTTTTGGTCATCAAGCCGAAGTTGCCAGTCAGTTAGAGTCAGAATATCAAAGTAAATTAATTCAACAAATTCGTGATAATAATTACACTTTAACCCGTGGTGATGTTACTATCCGTTTAGCTCAAGCCTTTGGTTTTTGTTGGGGTGTAGAGCGGGCTGTGGCTATGGCATACGAAACTCGTACCCATTTCCCCACGGAAAAAATTTGGATTACTAACGAAATCATTCATAATCCTTCAGTCAATCAACGTCTAGTGGAAATGCAGGTAGATTTTATTCCTGTTGACCAAGGCAACAAAGATTTTTCTGTGGTGGGAACTGGTGATGTGGTAATATTACCTGCCTTTGGTGCTAGCGTTCAAGAGATGCAAGTACTAAATGAGAAAGGTTGTACCATTGTTGATACAACTTGCCCTTGGGTATCTAAGGTTTGGAACACCGTCGAAAAACATAAAAAACGGGAATATACTTCGATTATCCATGGCAAATATAACCATGAAGAGACTGTAGCTACCAGTTCCTTTGCTGGGAAATATCTTATTCTCTTGAATATGTCCCAAGCAGAATATGTGGCGAATTACATTATTAACGGTGGCGATCGCCAAGAGTTTCTGACTAAATTTAGCAAAGCTTGCTCATCAGGTTTTGACCCTGATAGGGACTTGGAACGCATCGGTATCGCTAATCAAACTACCATGTTGAAGGGTGAAACCGAACAAATTGGTAAATTATTTGAACTGACCATGATGAAAAAGTATGGTCCAACAGAATTAAATGAACATTTCCAAAGCTTTAATACCATCTGTGATGCTACCCAAGAACGGCAAGATGCTATGTATGGATTATTGGAAGAAAAATTAGATTTAATGGTGGTAATTGGAGGATTTAATTCATCAAATACTACCCATTTACAAGAAATGGCAATCGAAAAAGGTGTACCTTCTTTTCATATTGATAGTGTAGGCAGAATTCTCTCAGAGAATACCATTGAACATCGTCCATTAAGTGGCAATCTTGCAATTGCAGATAATTGGTTGCCCCAAGGTAAAATAGTGGTCGGTATCACCTCTGGTGCTTCCACTCCCGATAAAGTTGTGGAAGATGTGATTGAGAGAATTTTTGAAATTAAGTTGACAGCAGCAATAGTTTAA
- a CDS encoding histidine triad nucleotide-binding protein has translation MTTQDTIFSKIIRKEIPADIVYEDELALAFRDIHPQAPVHILVIPKKPIPKLADAEPEDHKILGHLLMIVKRVAQEAGLDNGYRVVINTGEDGGQTVYHLHLHILGGRQMAWPPG, from the coding sequence ATGACCACCCAAGACACAATTTTCAGTAAAATCATCCGCAAGGAAATCCCCGCAGATATTGTCTACGAAGACGAATTAGCCCTAGCATTCCGCGATATCCACCCCCAAGCACCAGTTCATATCCTCGTTATTCCCAAAAAACCCATACCAAAACTCGCTGACGCAGAACCTGAAGACCATAAAATCCTTGGGCATTTATTAATGATTGTTAAGCGCGTTGCCCAGGAAGCAGGGTTAGATAACGGTTATCGGGTTGTTATCAACACTGGTGAGGATGGAGGACAAACCGTTTACCACCTGCATCTACACATCCTCGGAGGTCGTCAGATGGCTTGGCCCCCCGGTTGA
- a CDS encoding SGNH/GDSL hydrolase family protein, with protein MSTSANTLPKWAVLSLLSNGILILAVILLLSRQQGLTAFFGITSIKSQNQTNPTTQVKKHQLNYQQWLDVLKQEAKIAAEKRPPNLSILAGDSLSLWFPLELLPESKNWLNQGISGESSGGLLKRLNLFDQTQPKIIFVMIGINDLIRGISDQVILENYQQIMAELRQMHPDTQIVIQSILPHASENATWEGRDKLLAIPNSRIRQLNRKIQAIATEQGVKYLDLHPLFVNNQGNLRPELTTDGLHLSPQGYLVWSSALQLYSQMELGSKE; from the coding sequence GTGTCAACTTCTGCAAACACCCTTCCCAAATGGGCAGTGCTATCACTGCTGAGTAACGGCATACTCATATTAGCGGTTATTCTGTTGCTTTCTCGGCAACAAGGTCTGACCGCTTTTTTTGGTATCACCAGCATTAAAAGTCAAAACCAGACAAACCCCACAACACAAGTAAAAAAACATCAATTAAATTACCAACAATGGTTGGATGTTCTCAAGCAGGAAGCAAAAATTGCCGCAGAGAAACGTCCACCCAATTTAAGTATTCTGGCAGGAGACTCCCTAAGTTTGTGGTTCCCTCTAGAATTGCTCCCAGAAAGTAAAAATTGGTTAAATCAGGGAATTTCCGGGGAAAGTAGTGGCGGTTTATTAAAAAGACTTAATTTATTTGACCAAACTCAACCAAAGATTATCTTTGTGATGATAGGTATAAATGACCTAATTCGCGGTATCAGTGATCAGGTGATTTTAGAAAATTATCAGCAAATTATGGCGGAACTGCGACAGATGCATCCAGACACCCAAATTGTCATCCAGTCGATTTTACCCCATGCCTCAGAAAACGCTACATGGGAAGGACGGGATAAACTTTTGGCAATTCCCAACAGTCGGATTCGTCAACTCAACCGCAAAATTCAGGCGATCGCCACTGAGCAAGGAGTTAAATACCTCGATTTACACCCTTTATTTGTCAATAATCAGGGAAACCTCCGTCCAGAATTGACAACCGATGGTTTACACCTGAGTCCCCAAGGGTATCTAGTTTGGAGTTCTGCTCTTCAGTTATACAGTCAAATGGAATTAGGGAGTAAGGAGTAA